The segment CCCTGCTCTGATTATTACCGGTAAGATTTAATGCTGATGTTATATACTTTTTTTCGATAGTTTCAAGTATCTTTTCAAGTTGTATAGGGTTATCCAGTTTAAGCTCAGGTAAAACATCTTCATCATCAGCGATCTTTTTTGAGAAATAACCTAAAATACTTGCCGGAAGTAGCCTATCTGATTTCTCCAGAGCAACCCCCCGCTCTATGATATTCTGCAACTCTCTCACATTCCCTTTAAAATCGTAAGATTTCAATAGCTCCATGACAGGATAAGAGATCTCTTTTATATTCTTCCCCATCTGATCCGAAAACTTCTTCAAAAAATATTTTGCAAGAGGCTCTATATCTTCAATCCTCTCCCGTAGGGGGATTAATTCTATTCTCACTACATTTATTCTATAGTACAGGTCACTTCTAAATCTCCCCTCATCAACCTCTTTTTCCAGATCTCTATTTGTGGCTGAAATTACCCTTATATCCACATCCTGCTCATCCGTAGAACCCACCCTCATAATCTTCCGCTCCTGAAGAACTCTAAGTAGCTTTACCTGAAGGTTAATAGGAAGCTCTGTTATCTCATCCAGAAACACAGTACCACCGGAGGCCATCTCAAATAACCCCTTTTTATCTGCATATGCCCCGGTAAAAGCCCCTTTCTTATACCCAAAAAGTTCAGACTCTACAATTTCACTGGGGATTGCACCACAATTTATTGGAATAAAAGGTTTATTCTTTCTTCCGCTTAATTCATGGATGGCCCTCGCCACAAGTTCCTTTCCGGTACCAGACTCCCCCGTTATCAATACAGAGGAATCCCCCGTAGCAATATCGATTATCTTATCTTTTAATTCATCTATAAATCTACTTTTACCTATTATTTTCTTCAGTTCATCTGGATATTTTTTATCGCACTCTTTACATACAATACTTTTTACCATCTTAACCAATTCATCATTATCGAAAGGCTTGGAGATATAGTCCACAACACCCAACTTTATCGACTCCATCGCGGTATCAGGACTAGCATAAGCAGTAATGAGAACGGAAGGAACCCCCGGATAATTTTCGTAAGTATACCTTATAAAATCAAGGCCGCTCTCTTTGCCGATAACAAGATCGGAAAGTATTAT is part of the Calditerrivibrio nitroreducens DSM 19672 genome and harbors:
- a CDS encoding sigma-54-dependent transcriptional regulator, with protein sequence MPSILILDDEKSLREILEILFINEGFSVFLARNISEAKKIIDNYKIDIILSDLVIGKESGLDFIRYTYENYPGVPSVLITAYASPDTAMESIKLGVVDYISKPFDNDELVKMVKSIVCKECDKKYPDELKKIIGKSRFIDELKDKIIDIATGDSSVLITGESGTGKELVARAIHELSGRKNKPFIPINCGAIPSEIVESELFGYKKGAFTGAYADKKGLFEMASGGTVFLDEITELPINLQVKLLRVLQERKIMRVGSTDEQDVDIRVISATNRDLEKEVDEGRFRSDLYYRINVVRIELIPLRERIEDIEPLAKYFLKKFSDQMGKNIKEISYPVMELLKSYDFKGNVRELQNIIERGVALEKSDRLLPASILGYFSKKIADDEDVLPELKLDNPIQLEKILETIEKKYITSALNLTGNNQSRAAKLLGISLRILRYKIEKYRLL